In a single window of the Hydrogenobaculum sp. 3684 genome:
- the rpmI gene encoding 50S ribosomal protein L35, translating into MKVKMKTNRTMAKRFKLTANGHIKRAKANGSHYNTKKPKDRKRRLKKKTLITNPKVERKLKPLLQNI; encoded by the coding sequence ATGAAGGTAAAGATGAAGACGAATAGAACTATGGCAAAAAGGTTTAAACTCACCGCCAACGGCCACATTAAAAGGGCCAAAGCAAACGGAAGCCACTACAACACCAAAAAACCAAAAGATAGAAAAAGAAGACTAAAAAAGAAAACCCTTATCACAAATCCAAAAGTAGAGAGGAAGCTAAAACCACTTTTACAAAATATATGA
- the infC gene encoding translation initiation factor IF-3 yields MQEYRINEKITAREVRLIDENGNQIGIVPIEEALEVANRKGLDLVEIAPQANPPVCKILNYSKFKYEIQKKEKEAKKKQKESAINVKDINLKVMIDNHDLAIKIKQMREFLEDGDKVRVRIRFRGRENIYPELGNKLVDKIVNELADIGVLEKPPVRENAFLTFTLLPKKK; encoded by the coding sequence TTGCAAGAGTATAGGATCAACGAAAAGATCACAGCAAGAGAGGTAAGGCTAATAGACGAGAATGGAAATCAAATAGGCATAGTACCAATAGAAGAAGCTCTTGAAGTGGCCAACAGAAAAGGCCTTGACCTTGTGGAGATAGCACCGCAGGCAAATCCACCGGTGTGTAAGATCTTAAATTACAGCAAGTTTAAGTACGAGATTCAAAAGAAAGAAAAAGAAGCTAAGAAAAAGCAAAAAGAATCTGCTATAAATGTAAAAGATATAAACCTTAAAGTCATGATAGACAATCACGACTTGGCTATCAAAATAAAGCAAATGAGAGAGTTTTTAGAAGATGGGGACAAAGTAAGGGTGCGTATAAGGTTTAGAGGAAGAGAAAACATATACCCAGAGCTTGGTAACAAACTTGTGGATAAAATTGTAAACGAGTTAGCGGATATTGGTGTTTTGGAAAAGCCTCCTGTACGAGAAAACGCATTTTTAACCTTTACGTTGCTTCCTAAGAAAAAATAA
- a CDS encoding arsenic transporter, translated as MLKEIESVIIFLLTMFLVIKQPKNIPIGISAVVGGVLSFLLGIVNINDIYEVIKLVWDASLAFIGIIFISVVLDNIGFFEWISLKAIDKANEDGIKLYVYMLLIGALISIFLANDGAALMLTPIVYSKIKHLNLQDEQARAYMVGGGFISDTASIGLVISNLTNIITADFFHISFLEYAKSMLLVNIVSIVSSIAVLLIYYKNHLPKSYKKEILEDKNPEEAIKDRFLFYLAWPIGALAIGLLMVSHIYNIPTSFIIIFAGILISIGSLKNKKVNLKHIIFKETPWQILIFSIGMYVVVFGLQKAFLYQIMPGVIRFFIEGGKFVAIMGVGVLSGVLSALINNLPTVMLINLNIKLANPADHMSHILALANLIGTDIGPKMTPIGSLATLLWLHVLNKKGLNISYAYYMKVGIILTIPVLILTLLSLYVFSLF; from the coding sequence ATGCTAAAAGAGATAGAAAGCGTTATCATTTTTCTTCTTACGATGTTCCTTGTTATAAAACAACCAAAAAATATACCCATTGGTATATCTGCTGTTGTTGGAGGGGTTTTGAGCTTTTTGCTTGGGATAGTAAATATAAACGATATATATGAGGTTATAAAACTCGTATGGGATGCAAGCTTGGCTTTTATAGGCATTATCTTCATATCGGTGGTGCTTGACAACATAGGATTTTTTGAGTGGATTTCGCTAAAAGCCATAGACAAAGCCAACGAAGATGGCATAAAGCTATATGTTTATATGCTTCTAATAGGAGCTTTGATATCTATATTTTTAGCCAACGACGGCGCTGCTTTGATGCTAACCCCTATCGTTTATTCTAAGATAAAGCATTTAAATCTTCAAGATGAACAAGCAAGAGCCTACATGGTAGGAGGAGGTTTTATATCTGATACTGCAAGTATTGGGCTTGTAATATCAAATTTAACAAACATCATCACAGCGGATTTTTTTCACATAAGCTTTTTAGAGTATGCCAAATCTATGCTTCTTGTAAATATTGTATCTATCGTAAGTTCCATAGCGGTTTTACTTATTTATTATAAAAATCATCTTCCTAAAAGCTACAAAAAAGAGATTTTAGAAGACAAAAACCCAGAAGAAGCCATAAAAGATAGATTTTTATTTTATTTGGCTTGGCCAATAGGTGCTTTAGCTATAGGGCTTTTGATGGTATCCCACATATACAACATCCCAACATCTTTTATAATCATATTTGCCGGGATTTTGATATCTATAGGAAGTTTAAAAAATAAAAAAGTAAATCTAAAACATATCATTTTCAAAGAAACCCCTTGGCAAATACTTATATTTTCAATAGGTATGTACGTGGTGGTGTTTGGTCTTCAAAAAGCGTTTTTGTATCAGATAATGCCTGGTGTAATAAGATTTTTTATAGAGGGTGGTAAATTTGTAGCAATTATGGGCGTAGGTGTGTTGTCAGGGGTTTTATCGGCTCTTATCAACAATCTTCCCACCGTTATGCTTATAAATCTAAATATAAAACTTGCAAACCCGGCTGATCATATGAGCCATATTTTAGCCTTGGCAAATCTAATAGGTACAGATATAGGTCCTAAGATGACACCTATTGGTTCTTTGGCAACACTTTTATGGCTTCACGTATTAAACAAAAAAGGTTTAAACATATCTTATGCTTATTATATGAAAGTTGGTATTATCCTTACAATACCGGTTTTGATACTTACGCTTCTTAGTCTTTATGTTTTTAGTTTATTTTAA
- the proB gene encoding glutamate 5-kinase has product MIFVIKIGSNVLSTEGGDFDISFISSIAEDIKTLQKEHIKFLIVSSGAVMAGKKILNIKGDSILSRQILASVGQSRLMSLYDNIFSNYNLTISQILITSDIFTNQNMFSNAQRTIEGLLDHNIIPIINENDAIATEELIFGDNDFLSVYVSYISKASKLVIFSTAGGLYTKDGKTLIREVSDFEEAFKEVNPSKSTFGSGGMLSKLQASMMASNIGIEVFITSKSQRLIDIYTDKAIGTKIPPKQNSKLKPKDLIKLAQYSKGIIYIDEGAKKALLNRKALLAIGIKGFDGVFKKGDIVSISDEQGIMIGKGKVQYDSKELKNIIGKKNKEVIKTDDIYIIHI; this is encoded by the coding sequence ATGATCTTTGTTATCAAAATTGGTTCAAACGTCTTATCCACAGAGGGAGGGGATTTTGATATAAGCTTTATCTCCTCCATCGCCGAGGATATAAAAACTCTACAAAAAGAACATATCAAGTTTCTTATAGTATCCTCCGGGGCCGTCATGGCTGGAAAAAAAATCCTAAATATAAAAGGAGATTCTATCCTTTCAAGACAAATACTCGCCTCTGTTGGCCAATCGAGGCTTATGTCTTTGTACGACAACATATTTTCAAATTATAACCTTACTATAAGTCAAATACTTATAACCTCTGATATTTTTACAAATCAAAACATGTTTTCAAACGCCCAAAGGACGATAGAAGGACTCTTAGATCACAACATCATACCCATTATAAACGAAAACGACGCCATAGCCACCGAAGAGCTTATCTTTGGAGATAACGATTTTTTAAGCGTTTATGTATCTTATATATCAAAAGCCTCAAAACTTGTAATATTTTCAACTGCCGGCGGGCTTTATACAAAAGATGGCAAAACCCTCATAAGAGAAGTATCAGATTTTGAAGAGGCCTTCAAAGAGGTAAACCCCTCCAAAAGCACCTTTGGAAGCGGTGGCATGCTTAGCAAACTCCAAGCTTCCATGATGGCATCAAACATCGGTATAGAGGTTTTTATAACCTCTAAAAGCCAAAGACTTATAGATATATACACTGACAAAGCCATAGGCACAAAAATACCACCAAAACAAAACTCAAAACTAAAACCAAAAGATCTTATCAAATTGGCCCAGTATTCAAAAGGCATCATATACATAGATGAAGGGGCTAAAAAAGCACTTTTAAACAGAAAAGCACTCCTTGCCATAGGTATAAAAGGTTTTGATGGAGTTTTCAAAAAAGGGGATATAGTAAGTATATCAGACGAACAAGGTATTATGATAGGTAAAGGAAAAGTCCAGTACGATTCCAAAGAGCTAAAAAATATAATAGGTAAAAAAAACAAAGAAGTCATAAAAACAGACGATATCTATATCATACACATATAA
- a CDS encoding rhodanese-like domain-containing protein: protein MFGMLVDKIEKAIEQDKKKPNLGLIDIEKVKELYQNGALILDVRPVGKVEGKNVEEASIKNAYYIPITELMKHLDKLPKDKEAPIITTCKLVKFANRAMGYLEALGYTNVYVFDGSTPDLIAALSNG from the coding sequence ATGTTTGGAATGCTTGTGGACAAGATTGAAAAAGCCATTGAGCAAGACAAGAAAAAGCCAAACTTAGGGCTTATAGACATTGAAAAGGTAAAAGAGCTTTATCAAAACGGAGCTCTCATACTGGATGTAAGACCTGTAGGCAAAGTAGAAGGCAAAAATGTAGAAGAAGCCAGTATCAAAAATGCTTACTACATACCAATTACTGAGCTAATGAAACACCTTGATAAGCTTCCAAAGGATAAGGAAGCACCAATTATAACCACTTGTAAGCTTGTAAAATTTGCCAATAGAGCTATGGGCTATCTGGAAGCTCTTGGCTATACAAACGTATATGTATTTGATGGTTCTACACCAGATTTAATAGCAGCACTTTCAAACGGATAA